In the genome of Bremerella sp. JC817, one region contains:
- a CDS encoding cytochrome c peroxidase: MFRLIPLCAVVSFFLSQPLLAQEGTATAKRTVRPEQSELQRQARAEGLRTVYSQPADKWPAPHVDEGVKWKEIGLLPEVVHPPENPHSDAKEALGKALFFDPRISGTGQMACASCHDPDLAWSDGRTTSFGHSRKMLARNAPTTRFAAHQQNFFWDGRAGTLEEQAVAVLLNPDEMHSSRDHVVETVSAITPYQKMFGEAFGDEEVTLERVGQAIACFERTAVNGRTRFDAFLKGKQDAMSDSAIRGMDLFRREARCMNCHHGPIFSDGEFHEVGLSYYGRKYEDLGRYNITGLAEDVGRFRTPPLRDVTATQPLMHNGLFHLPGVLNMYNAGMPTIKRKEHQQDDELFPAKSPLLKPLGLNKQDLADLAAFLGSLEEPKLRVRPPELPGLHPAP; this comes from the coding sequence ATGTTTCGATTGATTCCCCTTTGTGCGGTTGTCTCGTTCTTTCTTAGCCAGCCTCTGCTTGCCCAGGAAGGAACGGCCACGGCCAAACGAACCGTTCGGCCGGAACAGTCCGAGCTTCAGCGGCAAGCTCGGGCCGAAGGTTTGCGGACCGTTTACTCGCAGCCGGCCGACAAGTGGCCTGCACCGCATGTCGATGAAGGGGTGAAGTGGAAAGAGATCGGGCTGCTGCCCGAGGTCGTGCATCCACCTGAAAATCCGCACAGCGACGCGAAAGAAGCACTCGGCAAAGCGTTGTTCTTTGATCCTCGAATCTCTGGCACCGGGCAGATGGCGTGTGCTTCGTGTCACGACCCGGACCTGGCTTGGTCAGATGGTCGCACGACCAGCTTCGGCCACTCGCGAAAGATGCTGGCTCGAAATGCCCCCACGACCCGTTTCGCTGCCCACCAGCAGAACTTTTTCTGGGATGGCCGCGCCGGAACGCTGGAAGAGCAAGCGGTTGCCGTGCTGCTGAATCCAGACGAAATGCACTCGAGCCGCGATCACGTGGTCGAGACCGTCTCGGCAATCACGCCCTACCAGAAGATGTTTGGCGAAGCGTTTGGTGATGAAGAAGTCACGTTAGAACGCGTTGGTCAGGCGATTGCCTGCTTCGAACGAACCGCCGTCAATGGTCGAACTCGGTTCGATGCGTTTCTGAAAGGCAAGCAGGACGCGATGTCCGACTCGGCGATTCGAGGGATGGACTTGTTTCGCCGGGAAGCACGCTGCATGAATTGCCACCATGGGCCGATCTTCAGCGACGGCGAGTTCCACGAAGTGGGGCTCAGTTATTATGGCCGCAAGTACGAAGACCTCGGCCGGTACAACATCACCGGCCTGGCCGAAGATGTCGGTCGCTTCCGCACGCCGCCACTTCGCGATGTGACTGCGACGCAGCCGCTGATGCACAATGGTCTTTTCCATCTGCCAGGCGTGCTAAACATGTACAACGCCGGTATGCCGACCATCAAGCGGAAAGAGCACCAGCAAGACGACGAACTCTTTCCCGCGAAGTCGCCGCTGCTCAAACCGTTGGGTTTGAACAAGCAAGATCTCGCTGATCTCGCCGCGTTTCTCGGTTCGTTAGAAGAACCCAAGCTGCGAGTCCGTCCGCCGGAACTGCCAGGGCTGCATCCAGCACCTTGA
- a CDS encoding phosphoenolpyruvate carboxylase encodes MYHEEHVPGLNLLVELLDQVVREQVGDALAETMGRIRRMSLERRAGLPDAEERLLAEIGRIPKQQLRSVIRWLSLYFDLANLAEDYHRVRILDLRADEAEAEGLPRSESIADAVRQLAESDCSAAKMQDWLDRLAITPVFTAHPSEAKRRTTRELLRRLRDHLPFLEVEPTDEDFDAALSDLTLLWQTDSLRPQRPGVMGEVERGLFFAEALWDVAPQIYREMRKALARYFPHHQFEIKPFLTFGSWIGGDRDGHPFVTAKVTETTLGLLRKTALERHLAYCRELKKTLVTSDRQVEVTGEIRERLTKATESWEELRNRLEEISPSEVYRRFLKMIEFRLEASLGQVFVEGDEHVAYHQPDELTEEVELLRDSMLEYGGRRVVERYLDPWKDRLLTFGFHFFSLDIRQDSEIHRNALREILFADLPAEQEIEESEWLKKLADLKQVPAIDTAKLSEMTQEVLATFGVLADTMARGGLRPFGGYVISMTHQPTDVIAVLWLWNYVWNQKYPGKPRPYLPISPLFETIDDLERAPIIFEAMLKQPVYRDYLSQQPRLEQMIMVGYSDSTKDGGYLTASWKLHQAQERLAEVAAKHHIEMTIFHGRGGSLGRGGGPAARGIQSLPPQAVDGKLRLTEQGEVLAERYDNAVIAHRHLEQLTNATLLVSASTPSDEMDNWKEMTESMSHAALTKYRELVSHDDFLKYFDQATPISEIESLPIGSRPARRRQRRSLKDLRAIPWTFAWTQSRQLLPAWYGMGTGIRSFVDAHEGNWEPLQEMYQEWPVFQAIIDNAELALAKADMDIARDYAELAGVATDSIWALIDQEYRLTCGAICLIRQQHELLEKIGWLNRSIRSRNPYVDPLNLIQIQLMKQSRENGSSEAEDDQDGLSQMVRLTIQGIAAGLRSTG; translated from the coding sequence ATGTATCACGAAGAACACGTACCGGGCCTGAACTTGTTGGTCGAACTTCTCGATCAGGTCGTGCGAGAGCAAGTTGGCGACGCGCTGGCCGAAACGATGGGCCGTATTCGTCGCATGTCGTTAGAGCGTCGGGCCGGTTTGCCAGACGCCGAAGAACGCCTGCTCGCCGAGATCGGACGTATTCCGAAGCAGCAACTCCGTAGCGTGATTCGCTGGCTGAGCCTCTATTTCGACCTGGCCAACCTGGCCGAAGATTACCACCGGGTGCGGATCCTTGACCTGCGTGCCGACGAGGCCGAAGCGGAAGGTTTGCCTCGCAGCGAATCGATTGCCGACGCGGTTCGTCAGTTGGCTGAAAGTGACTGCAGCGCTGCCAAGATGCAAGATTGGCTTGATCGTCTGGCGATCACGCCGGTGTTCACCGCTCATCCGAGCGAAGCGAAGCGTCGTACCACGCGGGAACTTCTGCGTCGGCTACGCGACCATTTGCCATTCCTGGAAGTCGAACCGACCGACGAAGACTTCGATGCCGCATTGAGCGACCTGACGCTGCTATGGCAGACCGACTCTCTCCGTCCGCAGCGTCCCGGCGTGATGGGCGAAGTGGAACGAGGGCTCTTCTTCGCCGAAGCCCTGTGGGACGTCGCTCCGCAGATCTATCGCGAGATGCGAAAGGCATTGGCGCGGTACTTCCCGCACCATCAATTTGAAATCAAACCGTTCCTGACGTTCGGCAGTTGGATCGGTGGCGATCGCGACGGTCATCCGTTCGTCACGGCCAAGGTTACCGAAACGACTTTGGGACTGCTGCGGAAGACCGCCCTGGAACGTCACCTCGCCTATTGCCGCGAACTCAAGAAGACGCTCGTTACGTCCGATCGCCAGGTGGAAGTCACCGGCGAAATTCGCGAGCGCCTGACCAAGGCGACCGAAAGCTGGGAAGAACTGCGAAACCGCCTGGAAGAGATCTCGCCAAGCGAAGTCTATCGCCGCTTCCTGAAGATGATCGAGTTCCGTCTCGAAGCTTCGCTGGGGCAGGTCTTTGTCGAAGGGGACGAGCATGTCGCCTATCACCAGCCGGACGAGCTGACCGAAGAGGTCGAACTGCTGCGGGACAGCATGCTCGAATATGGTGGCCGCCGTGTGGTCGAGCGTTACCTCGACCCGTGGAAAGATCGCCTGCTGACGTTTGGCTTCCACTTCTTCTCGCTTGACATTCGCCAGGATTCGGAAATCCATCGCAATGCCCTCCGCGAAATCTTGTTCGCCGACCTGCCGGCCGAGCAGGAGATCGAAGAATCGGAATGGCTGAAGAAGCTGGCCGACCTGAAACAGGTCCCGGCGATCGATACCGCGAAGCTCAGCGAGATGACGCAGGAAGTGCTGGCCACGTTTGGTGTCTTGGCCGATACGATGGCTCGCGGCGGGCTGCGTCCGTTTGGTGGCTACGTGATCAGTATGACTCACCAGCCAACCGACGTGATCGCTGTGCTGTGGCTGTGGAACTATGTCTGGAATCAAAAGTACCCGGGCAAGCCGCGACCTTACCTGCCGATCTCGCCACTGTTTGAAACGATCGACGACTTGGAGCGTGCTCCGATCATCTTCGAGGCGATGCTGAAGCAGCCGGTTTATCGCGATTACTTGTCGCAGCAGCCACGGCTGGAACAGATGATCATGGTCGGCTATTCCGACAGCACGAAGGATGGTGGTTACCTCACCGCTTCCTGGAAGCTGCACCAGGCTCAAGAACGTCTGGCGGAAGTGGCCGCCAAGCACCATATCGAAATGACGATCTTCCACGGTCGTGGTGGTAGTCTTGGTCGTGGCGGCGGTCCGGCTGCTCGTGGTATTCAGTCGTTGCCACCGCAAGCCGTGGATGGCAAGCTGCGACTGACCGAACAAGGTGAAGTGCTGGCCGAACGGTACGACAACGCCGTGATCGCGCACCGTCACCTGGAACAGCTGACCAACGCCACGCTGCTGGTCAGTGCGTCGACCCCTTCCGACGAAATGGATAACTGGAAGGAAATGACCGAGTCGATGTCGCACGCGGCACTTACCAAGTATCGCGAGCTCGTTTCGCACGACGACTTCCTGAAGTACTTCGATCAGGCCACGCCGATCAGCGAGATCGAAAGCCTGCCGATCGGTTCGCGGCCGGCACGTCGACGGCAACGAAGGTCGCTCAAAGACCTGCGTGCTATTCCGTGGACTTTCGCTTGGACCCAGTCGCGGCAGCTGCTGCCGGCCTGGTATGGCATGGGAACCGGTATCCGTTCATTCGTCGATGCCCATGAAGGGAACTGGGAACCGCTGCAAGAGATGTATCAAGAGTGGCCCGTTTTCCAGGCCATCATCGACAACGCCGAATTGGCGCTGGCCAAGGCTGACATGGACATCGCCCGCGACTACGCCGAACTGGCTGGCGTCGCGACCGACAGCATCTGGGCGCTGATCGATCAAGAGTATCGCTTGACCTGCGGTGCGATCTGTTTGATTCGCCAGCAGCACGAACTGCTCGAGAAGATCGGTTGGTTGAATCGCAGCATTCGCAGCCGTAACCCTTATGTCGATCCTCTCAACCTGATTCAGATTCAACTGATGAAGCAGTCGCGCGAAAACGGTTCGTCCGAAGCGGAAGACGATCAGGATGGTTTGTCGCAGATGGTTCGTCTGACGATTCAAGGGATTGCCGCCGGTCTTCGCTCGACCGGCTAA
- a CDS encoding alpha/beta hydrolase produces the protein MFRIRHLYLWGWFALAIGCGPTADLSIPRLPPRPVVWLNNWQPAKVSATRSEADQYLQKGDALKGMGMYDAAKEQYLAASNADPEFAFPMYQLACNYELAGQHDDAVLAFREAMERGFDDFPTAVTDEELGRIRRRSDFQNDLQIIRTRYLVAARKHVGQPIAVRPETDKPPAGWPVILMLHGYGDTHLNYLDEAERWARQGFVAIVVPGSFPTHGDTFQWSLDSFETTHGDLQAIVHSQLLDGVVDLSKIYLLGFSQGALHAMLVTEAHADKYAGVVALSPGGNMIQQLGRPSLDTTKGAARIVFIHGEQEPHAPLVNIWARECGNAKWMFESQTHPGGHHFPDDWELRVPAIATFLLK, from the coding sequence ATGTTTCGCATTCGCCACCTATATCTGTGGGGATGGTTCGCCCTCGCCATTGGTTGTGGTCCCACTGCCGATCTCTCGATTCCGCGGTTGCCGCCCAGGCCTGTGGTATGGCTGAACAATTGGCAGCCGGCCAAGGTCTCTGCCACACGCAGCGAAGCTGATCAGTACCTGCAGAAGGGAGACGCCCTGAAGGGGATGGGAATGTACGACGCGGCCAAGGAGCAATATCTGGCCGCCTCGAATGCTGATCCAGAATTCGCCTTTCCGATGTATCAACTGGCCTGTAACTACGAACTGGCCGGCCAGCATGACGATGCCGTCCTGGCATTCCGCGAAGCGATGGAACGCGGCTTCGACGACTTCCCCACAGCGGTCACCGACGAAGAGCTCGGCCGCATTCGTCGACGAAGCGACTTCCAAAACGACTTGCAAATCATTCGAACGCGCTATCTTGTCGCGGCTCGAAAGCATGTCGGCCAACCGATCGCGGTCCGACCAGAAACCGACAAGCCTCCAGCAGGCTGGCCAGTCATCTTGATGCTGCATGGCTACGGCGATACCCATCTGAATTATCTGGACGAAGCGGAGCGATGGGCTCGGCAAGGGTTCGTGGCGATCGTGGTGCCAGGCAGCTTTCCGACCCACGGCGATACCTTCCAGTGGTCGCTCGATTCGTTCGAGACCACCCACGGCGACTTGCAGGCAATCGTGCATTCGCAGCTCTTGGATGGTGTGGTCGATCTGTCGAAGATCTATCTGCTGGGATTCTCGCAAGGGGCACTCCACGCGATGCTGGTGACCGAGGCCCATGCCGACAAGTACGCCGGCGTCGTCGCGCTGTCGCCCGGCGGAAATATGATCCAGCAACTGGGGCGTCCGTCGCTCGATACGACCAAGGGCGCGGCCCGGATCGTCTTCATTCATGGCGAGCAAGAACCGCACGCCCCGCTGGTCAATATATGGGCGCGCGAATGTGGCAACGCGAAGTGGATGTTCGAGAGCCAGACTCACCCTGGGGGGCACCATTTTCCCGACGATTGGGAGCTACGTGTTCCGGCGATCGCGACCTTTCTATTGAAGTAA
- a CDS encoding arylsulfatase: MMAHLNLARIVLATAAICLSALATTTHAAERPPNIVFILADDLGYSELGSYGQTKIKTPALDRLAKEGMRFTDFYSGNAVCAPSRCVLLTGKHGGHAYIRDNGDPGQMLPETKALGAEFPGQNPIPDEELTIAEMLKQKGYATAAIGKWGLGHFGTTGDPNKQGFDLFYGFNCQRHAHNHYPEYLWRNRDKQVQPGNDRTLTGETFSQDQFRDVAIEFIEANADKPFFLYLPFAIPHLSIQVPDEDLAQYADMPENDYVHKGYLQHPKPHAGYAAMITHMDRDIGMILDSIKAKGLDDNTVVMFSSDNGPTYDRLGGSDSEFFESSANFKGLKGSLYEGGIRVPLIVRWPGKIKPATVTHHIAAFYDLMPTVAQIADVKAPADIDGTSFLPTLLGEKQPEADYMYWEFRAYGGQQAVRMGDWKGIRQNMMRPKRPGAGKLELYNLKDDPSESNDVAASHPEVVAKMEAAMKEAHTPSELFPIPMLDKAK, encoded by the coding sequence ATGATGGCTCACCTTAACCTGGCTCGGATCGTGTTGGCTACGGCCGCGATCTGTCTTTCCGCCCTGGCAACGACGACGCATGCTGCCGAGCGTCCTCCGAACATCGTGTTCATCCTGGCGGACGATCTTGGATACTCCGAACTGGGAAGTTACGGTCAGACCAAAATCAAAACACCTGCGCTCGATCGCCTGGCGAAAGAAGGGATGCGTTTCACCGATTTCTACAGCGGCAATGCCGTCTGCGCTCCGTCGCGCTGCGTGCTGCTGACCGGCAAGCATGGTGGCCACGCCTACATTCGCGACAACGGCGACCCAGGCCAAATGCTTCCCGAAACGAAAGCTTTGGGGGCCGAGTTCCCGGGTCAAAATCCTATCCCGGACGAAGAGCTGACCATCGCCGAGATGCTCAAGCAGAAAGGGTACGCCACCGCTGCGATTGGCAAGTGGGGCCTGGGGCACTTCGGGACGACAGGCGATCCGAACAAGCAAGGCTTCGATTTGTTCTATGGCTTCAACTGTCAGCGTCACGCCCACAATCACTATCCGGAGTACCTCTGGCGCAACCGGGACAAGCAAGTTCAGCCTGGCAACGATCGTACGTTGACAGGGGAAACGTTCTCGCAGGATCAGTTCCGCGACGTGGCGATCGAGTTCATCGAAGCGAACGCCGACAAGCCATTCTTCTTGTACTTGCCCTTCGCGATTCCCCACCTTTCGATCCAGGTGCCGGACGAAGACTTGGCGCAATACGCCGACATGCCAGAGAACGACTACGTTCACAAAGGCTATTTGCAGCATCCCAAGCCGCACGCAGGTTACGCCGCGATGATCACGCACATGGACCGCGACATCGGCATGATCCTCGATTCGATCAAGGCGAAAGGGTTGGACGACAACACGGTGGTGATGTTCAGTTCGGACAATGGCCCGACCTACGACCGCCTGGGTGGCAGCGATTCCGAATTCTTCGAGTCGTCCGCTAACTTCAAAGGGTTGAAGGGAAGCTTGTACGAAGGAGGCATCCGCGTGCCGCTGATCGTGCGTTGGCCTGGCAAGATCAAGCCTGCCACGGTGACGCATCACATCGCCGCGTTCTACGACCTGATGCCGACGGTCGCTCAGATTGCAGACGTGAAAGCTCCGGCCGATATCGACGGCACCAGCTTCTTGCCGACGCTGCTCGGAGAAAAGCAGCCTGAGGCGGATTACATGTACTGGGAGTTCCGGGCTTACGGTGGACAACAGGCCGTACGAATGGGAGATTGGAAAGGGATTCGCCAGAACATGATGAGACCGAAGCGTCCGGGTGCCGGCAAGTTGGAACTGTACAACTTGAAGGACGATCCGAGCGAATCGAATGATGTCGCCGCGTCGCATCCAGAAGTCGTCGCGAAGATGGAAGCGGCGATGAAAGAGGCTCACACGCCTTCGGAACTTTTTCCGATTCCGATGCTCGATAAGGCCAAGTAA
- a CDS encoding histidine triad nucleotide-binding protein, with protein sequence MSEKTIFKRIIDQEIPADVVYEDDLCMAFKDIVPKAPVHVLIIPKKEIATVDDLADDDAALIGHMWIVIRNLARELGLEEGYRVIVNCKEGGGQEVPHLHYHLLGGRKMSWPPG encoded by the coding sequence ATGTCGGAAAAGACCATCTTCAAACGTATCATCGACCAGGAAATCCCCGCCGACGTTGTCTACGAAGACGACCTTTGCATGGCGTTCAAAGACATCGTCCCGAAGGCCCCGGTCCATGTGCTGATCATCCCGAAGAAAGAGATCGCCACGGTCGACGACCTGGCCGACGACGATGCCGCTTTGATCGGGCACATGTGGATCGTCATCCGGAATCTGGCCCGCGAACTGGGGCTGGAAGAAGGCTACCGCGTGATTGTGAACTGCAAAGAAGGTGGCGGCCAGGAAGTTCCGCATTTGCATTATCACCTGCTCGGCGGCCGCAAGATGAGCTGGCCACCTGGCTAA
- a CDS encoding DUF1559 domain-containing protein yields MPKQRGFTLVELLVVIAIIGVLIALLLPAVQQAREAARRMTCTNKQKQLGLAMHNYHDTFQSFPPACVVLDTAGVQEDTSIGAWSRNRDWGATWAVMILPFIEQNALHDQYDSRQLARNGNATSGNNRVTRQRPDAYLCPSHPSVTSLLTQDFTGFAKVNYAVNVGAGRLCRMADYNDSTKKGPFSVVGQYGAKFRDITDGTSNSILLSEIMVVNSGGDDRGAWGYATGSTFSGRNHHGGAIVMTPNTSRRVDASPYSYNKTNATVYGENSNPDSSTESGVAARSFHPGGVVMCLADASCQFVPETIDATIYANAMAISDGNPTTLP; encoded by the coding sequence ATGCCAAAGCAACGTGGATTTACGCTCGTTGAGCTCCTCGTGGTAATTGCCATCATTGGCGTCTTAATTGCCTTGCTCCTGCCTGCCGTTCAGCAAGCTCGAGAGGCTGCCCGTCGCATGACTTGCACCAACAAGCAGAAGCAATTGGGCCTGGCGATGCACAACTATCACGACACCTTCCAGTCGTTCCCACCAGCATGCGTAGTGTTGGATACGGCTGGCGTTCAAGAAGACACTTCCATCGGCGCTTGGTCGCGTAATCGCGACTGGGGTGCGACCTGGGCGGTGATGATCTTGCCTTTCATCGAACAAAACGCACTGCACGATCAATACGACAGCCGCCAGTTGGCTCGTAACGGCAACGCGACCAGCGGCAACAATCGCGTGACGCGTCAACGTCCTGATGCGTACCTTTGCCCGAGCCATCCGAGCGTTACCTCGCTGCTGACGCAAGACTTCACCGGCTTTGCCAAGGTGAACTATGCCGTCAATGTCGGTGCCGGTCGCTTGTGCCGCATGGCTGACTACAACGATTCGACCAAGAAGGGTCCGTTCAGCGTCGTGGGGCAGTATGGTGCCAAGTTCCGTGACATCACCGACGGTACCTCGAACTCGATCCTCTTGAGCGAGATCATGGTGGTGAACAGCGGCGGCGACGACCGTGGTGCTTGGGGTTACGCCACCGGTTCCACCTTCAGTGGTCGTAACCATCATGGTGGGGCGATCGTCATGACGCCGAACACGTCGCGGCGCGTCGATGCTTCGCCTTACTCGTACAACAAGACCAACGCCACGGTCTATGGCGAGAACAGCAACCCTGACAGCAGCACCGAATCAGGCGTCGCGGCGCGTAGCTTCCATCCTGGCGGCGTGGTGATGTGCCTGGCCGATGCCAGTTGCCAGTTCGTTCCAGAAACGATCGACGCGACCATCTATGCCAACGCGATGGCCATCAGCGACGGCAATCCAACGACGCTTCCTTAA